Proteins encoded in a region of the Nocardia asteroides genome:
- the lhgO gene encoding L-2-hydroxyglutarate oxidase, protein MSAYDFCVIGGGIVGVATAHRILARNPGASLVLLEKAQHLAAHQTGHNSGVIHSGIYYPPDSLKATLCRRGARWTKDFAARHDIPYRVCGKLLVATDDAESGRMLALHERSITNGVSVELIDAAELARREPRVTGVGALFVPDTGIVDFSRVTETLADEVRRAGGEFVLGTEITALTENSDAVVAAGPTGSWTARRLVVCAGLQADRMARAAGLRTDFRIVPFRGEYYQLPPERHGLVNTLIYPIPDPELPFLGVHLSPTIDGALTVGPNAVLGLAREGYGKGSLDLRDAREILAFPGFHRVAKANVRTGLRELRNSLFKRGYLAQCRRYCPELTLTDLLPREAGIRAQAVLRDGTLVHDFMIERTERSVHLLNAPSPAATSAMPIAEHIVDQL, encoded by the coding sequence ATGAGCGCCTACGACTTCTGCGTCATCGGCGGCGGCATAGTCGGCGTCGCGACCGCGCACCGGATTCTGGCGCGCAACCCCGGTGCGAGCCTGGTGCTGCTGGAAAAAGCGCAGCATCTGGCCGCCCACCAAACCGGGCACAACAGCGGCGTCATCCACTCCGGCATCTACTATCCGCCGGACAGCCTGAAAGCCACGCTGTGCCGCCGGGGTGCGCGCTGGACCAAGGATTTCGCCGCGCGCCACGACATCCCGTATCGGGTGTGCGGCAAACTCCTGGTCGCCACCGACGACGCCGAATCCGGACGCATGCTCGCGCTCCACGAACGATCGATCACCAATGGCGTGTCCGTCGAGCTGATCGATGCGGCGGAACTCGCTCGGCGCGAGCCGCGCGTCACCGGGGTCGGCGCACTGTTCGTTCCCGACACCGGCATCGTCGACTTCAGCCGGGTGACCGAAACGCTCGCCGATGAAGTTCGTCGCGCGGGTGGGGAATTCGTGCTCGGCACCGAAATCACCGCGCTCACCGAGAACTCGGACGCGGTGGTCGCCGCAGGCCCGACCGGCTCGTGGACGGCACGCCGCCTGGTGGTCTGCGCTGGTCTGCAGGCGGACCGGATGGCTCGAGCTGCCGGGCTGCGCACCGACTTTCGCATCGTTCCCTTCCGCGGTGAGTACTACCAGCTGCCGCCGGAGCGGCACGGACTGGTCAACACGTTGATCTATCCAATCCCGGACCCCGAATTGCCGTTCCTCGGAGTGCATTTGAGCCCGACGATCGACGGAGCGCTGACCGTGGGCCCGAACGCGGTGCTCGGCCTCGCCAGGGAGGGCTACGGCAAAGGCAGTCTCGACCTCAGGGATGCGCGAGAAATTCTCGCGTTTCCCGGATTTCACCGGGTCGCCAAGGCGAACGTACGCACCGGCCTGCGTGAACTGCGCAACTCGTTGTTCAAGCGCGGATATCTCGCGCAGTGCCGCCGCTACTGTCCGGAGCTGACGCTCACCGATCTGCTCCCGCGGGAAGCGGGTATTCGCGCGCAGGCGGTTCTGCGAGACGGAACTTTGGTGCACGACTTCATGATCGAGCGCACCGAGCGCTCGGTCCATCTGCTCAATGCCCCCTCACCTGCGGCGACTTCGGCCATGCCGATCGCCGAGCACATCGTCGATCAGCTCTGA
- a CDS encoding SRPBCC family protein — MGHIKYASDVGAPVEVAFNYTDNHLFVPDWMFGIADFVPTSDQDRGLGATFATTTRLALWRPTSACEITEYRRNAVIEYTLRGRLSGTLRLRFDPLGYGRSVLTSEAEYSPPRGVTGRLGAGLVDAAVKSALRRTESRLRREIEEFHGTDLVGRIA; from the coding sequence ATGGGCCACATCAAGTACGCGAGTGACGTCGGAGCGCCCGTCGAGGTCGCTTTCAACTACACGGACAACCATCTGTTCGTACCGGATTGGATGTTCGGCATCGCGGACTTCGTGCCGACCAGCGATCAGGACCGCGGACTCGGCGCGACTTTCGCCACCACCACACGCCTCGCGCTGTGGCGGCCGACTTCCGCCTGCGAGATCACCGAATACCGCCGCAATGCGGTGATCGAGTATACGTTGCGGGGGCGATTGTCCGGAACGCTGAGACTGCGTTTCGACCCGTTGGGTTACGGACGCTCGGTGCTGACCTCCGAGGCGGAGTACAGTCCACCTCGCGGAGTCACCGGGCGACTCGGCGCCGGCCTTGTCGACGCCGCGGTCAAATCGGCGCTACGGCGTACCGAGTCCCGGTTACGGAGGGAGATAGAGGAATTCCACGGTACCGATCTTGTCGGTCGGATTGCGTAG
- a CDS encoding ribonuclease HI, with amino-acid sequence MIIVSTDGSCLRNPGGAIGWAWVNHQGSSASGGAASGTNQVAELRAVLEAIVAHPGSEPLLIESDSLYAIKCASEWVAGWRVNGWRTSTGGAVKNVELVRQIDRAIASRPGPVRFRWVRGHVGNYFNEQADALAGEAARQAAVTAAVAEANTVEMLAVTVEEASTAPEAPKDKAAGKAAAPSAPQTLTLF; translated from the coding sequence ATGATCATCGTGAGCACCGACGGATCCTGCCTCCGCAATCCCGGCGGCGCCATCGGCTGGGCTTGGGTCAATCATCAGGGCTCCTCGGCGAGCGGAGGAGCCGCGTCCGGAACCAACCAGGTCGCGGAGTTGCGCGCGGTGCTGGAGGCGATCGTCGCCCATCCCGGGTCCGAACCCCTGCTCATCGAGAGCGATTCGCTCTATGCGATCAAGTGCGCCTCGGAATGGGTGGCAGGGTGGCGGGTCAACGGCTGGCGCACGTCCACCGGTGGCGCGGTGAAGAATGTCGAACTCGTCCGGCAGATCGATCGGGCCATCGCGAGCAGGCCGGGCCCGGTCCGGTTCCGTTGGGTTCGGGGACATGTCGGTAACTACTTCAACGAGCAGGCCGACGCACTGGCCGGAGAAGCGGCTCGGCAGGCCGCGGTCACCGCGGCTGTCGCCGAGGCGAACACCGTGGAAATGCTCGCGGTGACTGTGGAGGAAGCGTCGACGGCGCCGGAAGCGCCGAAGGACAAGGCCGCGGGGAAGGCGGCCGCGCCGTCGGCGCCACAGACTTTGACGCTGTTCTGA
- a CDS encoding MCE family protein, with the protein MSSLRKLLGHKIFLSNVGLVLVLLIGATYLMVNVMRVNPLASDYTVTVNLDRSGGLQPGNDVTLRGWRIGKVTSIELTDRGQAIAATAQIESKYKIPLDTRIAVQALSGAGEQYIDFRPNAEQGPYLANGAVIKFDPEKIYTPTPVWSVLDNSSALIAQINPDHFQVILNELDIALSGGPDQLRGMINGISLAMAGLDSLLPQTTNLITNLRTIANTTSNAQPDLATLTSNSGVLFEQFNNANAELQRVLEQAPGQLTSLGAVVDRTADPITSLATNFQAITKAAQLRLPALRALFPSLALGGEALGVPAHNGEFHAMIDIWPRPFCTYDTPKIRNEVVQDGTIPKWNYCENPPPGQLIRGAANAPRPDVPNNGAHMPPGVDPNERTLPPVR; encoded by the coding sequence ATGAGTTCCCTGCGCAAATTGCTCGGACACAAGATATTCCTGTCGAACGTGGGCTTGGTGCTCGTGCTGCTGATCGGCGCGACCTACCTGATGGTGAACGTCATGCGGGTCAACCCGTTGGCGTCCGACTACACGGTGACGGTGAACCTGGACCGCTCCGGCGGTCTACAGCCCGGCAACGACGTGACGCTGCGCGGGTGGCGGATCGGCAAGGTGACCTCGATCGAGCTGACCGATCGCGGTCAGGCCATCGCCGCTACCGCGCAGATCGAGTCCAAGTACAAGATTCCGTTGGACACCCGGATCGCGGTGCAGGCGCTGTCCGGCGCGGGTGAGCAGTACATCGACTTCCGGCCCAACGCCGAGCAGGGGCCGTACCTGGCCAACGGCGCGGTGATCAAGTTCGATCCGGAGAAGATCTACACGCCCACGCCGGTGTGGTCGGTGCTGGACAACTCCAGCGCACTGATCGCGCAGATCAATCCGGACCACTTCCAGGTCATCCTGAACGAGCTGGACATCGCGCTCAGCGGGGGTCCGGATCAGCTGCGCGGCATGATCAACGGGATCAGTCTGGCGATGGCCGGCCTGGACTCATTGCTCCCCCAGACCACGAACCTGATCACCAACCTGCGTACCATCGCCAACACGACGTCCAACGCGCAGCCTGATCTCGCCACTCTGACCAGCAACTCGGGAGTGCTGTTCGAGCAGTTCAACAACGCGAACGCGGAACTGCAACGCGTGCTCGAGCAGGCGCCGGGTCAGCTCACCAGCCTCGGTGCGGTGGTGGACCGGACGGCCGATCCGATCACCAGCCTCGCGACCAACTTCCAGGCGATCACCAAGGCGGCGCAGCTGCGGCTGCCCGCGCTGCGCGCACTGTTCCCCTCGCTCGCACTCGGAGGCGAAGCGCTCGGCGTCCCGGCCCACAACGGCGAATTCCACGCCATGATCGACATCTGGCCGCGGCCGTTCTGCACCTACGACACCCCGAAGATCCGCAACGAGGTCGTGCAGGACGGCACGATCCCGAAGTGGAACTACTGTGAGAACCCTCCGCCGGGTCAGTTGATCCGCGGCGCCGCGAACGCGCCGCGGCCCGACGTGCCGAACAACGGCGCGCACATGCCGCCGGGTGTGGATCCGAACGAGCGGACCCTGCCTCCGGTGCGGTGA
- a CDS encoding MCE family protein, translating into MTIKARRALVAVAAVAGVAVTSGCGLTVEKLPLPKPGLAGETYTIHAVFENALNLPDQAKVKIGGSDVGVVTDIKTKNFQAIVDLTISKDIELPKGSTAELRQATPLGDVFVAVSKPKTEPGAEMLNDGDTLTLDSTSAGATVEQLLISVSMLFNGGGIASLSKLGSELDSIVGGRGEQLAHLITELTGVVGSLNANSARIDSVLGEFSTLANTLEGRRAQLGEVADTLPQMIGAVAENNRAIGDLLTKLSTASAALGNYADTSSEQLTGLLENTRQLMDAIAKTGDGFGVLLDRLREIRPKVDATFRGSSFAVYATATNLDISALTDPEHGKFQDLHDLQDFAGSLIQVLQLVQGRIAGGQR; encoded by the coding sequence ATGACGATCAAGGCACGCAGGGCGCTGGTCGCCGTGGCCGCGGTGGCCGGTGTGGCGGTCACCTCCGGCTGCGGGCTCACCGTGGAGAAGCTGCCGCTGCCGAAACCGGGTCTGGCCGGAGAGACCTACACCATCCACGCGGTCTTCGAGAACGCGCTGAACCTGCCCGATCAGGCGAAGGTGAAGATCGGCGGCTCGGACGTCGGCGTGGTCACCGACATCAAGACGAAGAACTTCCAGGCCATCGTGGACCTGACCATCAGCAAGGACATCGAGTTGCCCAAGGGCAGCACGGCGGAGCTGCGGCAGGCCACCCCCCTCGGCGACGTGTTCGTCGCGGTGTCCAAGCCCAAGACCGAGCCCGGCGCGGAAATGCTGAACGACGGCGACACGCTCACCCTCGACAGCACCTCCGCGGGCGCGACCGTCGAGCAGTTGCTCATCTCGGTCTCCATGCTGTTCAACGGCGGCGGCATCGCCAGCCTGTCCAAGCTGGGCTCCGAGCTGGACTCCATCGTCGGCGGCCGCGGCGAGCAGCTGGCCCACCTGATCACCGAGCTGACCGGCGTGGTGGGCAGCTTGAACGCCAACTCCGCCCGGATCGACAGCGTGCTCGGCGAGTTCAGCACTCTCGCCAACACGCTCGAGGGCAGGCGGGCACAACTGGGCGAAGTGGCCGACACGCTGCCGCAGATGATCGGCGCCGTCGCCGAGAACAACCGGGCCATCGGCGATCTGCTGACCAAGTTGTCGACGGCCAGCGCCGCACTCGGCAATTACGCCGACACCTCCAGCGAACAGCTGACCGGACTGCTGGAGAACACCCGCCAGCTGATGGACGCGATAGCCAAGACCGGTGACGGCTTCGGCGTACTGCTGGACCGGCTGCGGGAGATCCGGCCGAAGGTCGACGCGACCTTCCGCGGCAGCAGCTTCGCGGTGTACGCGACCGCGACCAACCTGGACATCAGCGCGCTCACCGATCCGGAGCACGGCAAGTTCCAGGATCTGCACGACTTGCAGGACTTCGCGGGCAGCCTCATCCAGGTGCTGCAACTGGTGCAGGGCCGAATCGCGGGAGGACAGCGATGA
- a CDS encoding MCE family protein, producing MRFRMGFRPETVAKTLMISAAALTVGSCSLLPSSVNDALGNTLQITADFDNIAGIYEGNPITVLGLDVGKVDKIVPKGTLVEVHMSIDKDVKVPKDAVAAIISPSIVTDRHIELTPVYTGGETLSDGAHLPKARTKTPVELDTMIKTIDQFAAALKPEPGQEGIGPLSGRVLYPMLNGNGEKIRDTLNALSSALKVGVDNKDAISSIIIKLNDLTTMLAENDQSVRDFSNRVTQMTGLLAEQAPGLQATLDQLLAFLRNTSTTLTQYEDQLSGTMTGLTNVTQQLRDNAYGLTEVADLAPMVMQNIDGIVNREHGYVRLHAVIGTALSGEIVSLFCERIQMKADGCRTGNMQDFGPDYGLTAALLGLTK from the coding sequence ATGAGATTCCGCATGGGCTTTCGGCCCGAGACCGTCGCGAAGACGCTGATGATCAGCGCCGCCGCGCTGACGGTCGGCAGTTGCTCGCTGCTGCCGAGCTCGGTGAACGACGCATTGGGTAATACCCTCCAGATCACCGCGGACTTCGACAACATCGCGGGCATCTACGAGGGCAACCCGATCACGGTGCTCGGGCTCGACGTCGGCAAGGTCGACAAGATCGTGCCCAAGGGCACTCTGGTCGAGGTGCACATGTCGATCGACAAGGACGTGAAGGTCCCGAAGGACGCGGTCGCCGCGATCATCTCGCCGTCCATCGTGACCGACCGGCACATCGAGCTCACCCCCGTCTACACCGGCGGCGAGACCTTGTCCGACGGCGCGCACCTGCCCAAGGCCCGTACCAAGACGCCGGTCGAGCTGGACACGATGATCAAGACCATCGACCAGTTCGCGGCCGCGCTGAAGCCGGAGCCGGGCCAGGAGGGCATCGGCCCGCTGTCCGGCCGGGTGCTCTACCCCATGCTCAACGGCAACGGCGAGAAGATTCGCGACACCCTCAACGCGCTGTCGAGTGCGCTGAAGGTCGGTGTGGACAACAAGGACGCGATCTCCAGCATCATCATCAAGCTGAACGATCTCACCACCATGCTGGCCGAGAACGACCAGTCGGTGCGCGACTTCAGCAACCGGGTCACCCAGATGACCGGCCTGCTCGCCGAGCAGGCCCCCGGCCTGCAGGCCACGCTCGACCAACTGCTCGCCTTCCTGCGGAACACCAGCACCACGTTGACCCAGTACGAGGATCAGTTGTCGGGGACCATGACCGGCCTGACCAACGTGACCCAGCAGCTGCGCGACAACGCTTACGGCCTCACCGAAGTCGCCGACCTGGCGCCGATGGTCATGCAGAACATCGACGGGATCGTCAACCGCGAGCACGGGTACGTCCGGCTGCACGCGGTGATCGGCACCGCGCTGTCGGGTGAGATCGTCAGCCTGTTCTGCGAACGCATCCAAATGAAGGCCGACGGCTGCCGCACCGGGAACATGCAGGACTTCGGACCCGACTACGGGCTCACCGCCGCACTGCTCGGACTGACGAAATGA
- a CDS encoding MCE family protein: MTRLRSRFESNRYFWLGIIGGVLIVVLLLVSSVYKLIGVGEQSIKAEFVQAAGIKVGDKVNIAGVSSGRVVDAELEGSHVLLTLSLSDDVKLGPDARASIKMATLLGARYVDLEPGDGSGLKGKRIPVSNTAVPYNLADVVQVGTPKFEALDTRKLAESLNLINEQMNGSPQLTAQALDSVGALAKVIDSRKAEVDILLKDLDRVTQILGDNRNSILLVITQGEAIANRVMERQALLRQLLDNIAALTKQLEVIGAENNDQLGPTIQQLNTMAEGLQKNKDNLDRMLSLMPPTVRYLANSWGGSGPYGDVGLPWLFPDNWLCFAEVIEGCQG, translated from the coding sequence ATGACCAGACTCAGGTCCAGGTTCGAAAGCAACCGGTACTTCTGGTTGGGCATCATCGGCGGCGTCCTCATCGTGGTGCTGCTGCTGGTGTCCAGCGTGTACAAGCTCATCGGCGTCGGCGAGCAGTCGATCAAAGCCGAGTTCGTGCAGGCCGCGGGCATCAAGGTCGGCGACAAGGTGAACATCGCGGGCGTGTCCTCCGGCCGGGTCGTCGACGCCGAACTGGAGGGCAGCCACGTGCTGCTCACGCTGAGCCTCAGCGACGACGTGAAGCTCGGCCCGGACGCCCGCGCCTCGATCAAGATGGCCACGCTGCTCGGCGCCAGGTACGTCGACCTGGAGCCGGGCGACGGCTCGGGCCTGAAGGGCAAGCGGATCCCGGTCTCCAACACCGCGGTTCCGTACAACCTGGCCGACGTGGTGCAGGTCGGCACCCCGAAGTTCGAAGCGCTCGACACCAGGAAGCTGGCCGAGTCGCTGAACCTGATCAACGAGCAGATGAACGGCTCGCCTCAGCTCACCGCCCAGGCGCTGGACAGCGTCGGCGCACTGGCCAAAGTGATCGATAGCCGCAAGGCCGAGGTGGACATCCTGCTCAAGGATTTGGACCGCGTCACCCAGATCCTCGGCGACAACCGCAACAGCATTCTGCTGGTGATCACCCAAGGCGAGGCCATCGCGAATCGGGTGATGGAGCGCCAGGCACTGCTGCGCCAGCTGCTGGACAACATCGCCGCCCTGACCAAGCAGCTGGAGGTGATCGGCGCGGAGAACAACGATCAGCTCGGCCCGACCATCCAGCAGCTGAACACCATGGCCGAAGGCTTGCAGAAGAACAAGGACAACCTGGACCGGATGCTGTCGCTCATGCCGCCGACCGTGCGCTACCTGGCGAACTCCTGGGGTGGCAGCGGTCCGTACGGTGACGTCGGCCTGCCGTGGCTGTTCCCGGACAACTGGTTGTGCTTCGCCGAAGTTATCGAGGGGTGCCAGGGATGA
- a CDS encoding MCE family protein has translation MSIRKPLIGFSIFAIVSILVTVVVWNTLARIVSGDTYTYSATFSDVLGLHEGDDVRMAGVRVGKVEKIERGRDANLKKSVAKVTFVVQRDQTIYDDTKALVRYQNLIGQRYVALAPGKAPNPAPLRNNGSIPIDRTEPSFDVSGLLNGFQPLFQVLQPEQVNRLSETFIQALQGDGVSLSAFIVQAAQLATDFQRRDAILSDVITNLSGVMSGLAKRGDELETLVTQTRALIGGLYEQGQSLLASTEQIASATTSLVGMMDQIQPSLRNAQNSTSAALTLLLDNGAKLDQAAIDLPNVLSAAGRHTSEGAYANAYLCGLDVSLYGILFPRGLFSQIGGTSHSAVCRP, from the coding sequence ATGAGCATTCGCAAACCGCTGATCGGATTCAGCATCTTCGCCATCGTGTCGATCCTGGTGACGGTGGTGGTGTGGAACACGCTGGCGCGCATCGTCAGCGGTGACACCTACACCTATTCCGCGACGTTCTCCGACGTGCTCGGTTTGCACGAAGGCGACGACGTCCGCATGGCGGGCGTGCGGGTCGGCAAGGTCGAGAAGATCGAGCGGGGCCGGGACGCGAACCTGAAGAAATCGGTCGCGAAGGTCACCTTCGTCGTGCAGCGCGACCAGACGATCTACGACGACACCAAGGCGCTGGTCCGTTACCAGAACCTGATCGGCCAGCGGTATGTGGCGCTGGCTCCCGGCAAGGCGCCGAACCCCGCGCCGCTGAGGAACAACGGTTCGATCCCGATCGACCGCACCGAGCCGTCGTTCGACGTGTCGGGTCTGCTCAACGGCTTCCAGCCCCTGTTCCAGGTGTTGCAGCCGGAGCAGGTCAACCGGCTGTCGGAGACGTTCATCCAGGCATTGCAGGGGGACGGCGTCTCATTGAGCGCGTTCATCGTCCAGGCTGCCCAGCTGGCCACCGACTTCCAGCGCAGAGACGCGATCCTGTCCGATGTGATCACCAACCTGTCGGGCGTGATGTCGGGGTTGGCGAAACGAGGAGATGAATTGGAGACCCTGGTAACCCAGACCCGGGCCTTGATCGGCGGGCTGTACGAGCAAGGACAGTCCTTGCTCGCATCCACCGAGCAGATCGCGAGCGCGACCACGTCACTGGTCGGCATGATGGACCAGATCCAGCCGAGCTTGCGCAACGCGCAGAACTCCACCAGCGCGGCGCTGACGCTGTTGCTGGACAACGGCGCCAAACTCGACCAGGCGGCGATCGACCTGCCGAACGTCTTGTCGGCGGCGGGCAGGCACACCTCCGAGGGCGCCTACGCCAACGCCTACCTGTGCGGGCTGGACGTGTCGCTCTACGGCATCCTCTTCCCCCGCGGTCTGTTCTCCCAGATCGGCGGAACCTCGCACTCGGCGGTGTGCCGCCCATGA
- a CDS encoding MCE family protein has protein sequence MIIDPSGRGPTMRQLLIAGVCGLVVFALVLGFLMLRYQGYFQEKINVTANLTTTGDGLPEQADVKFRGVLVGAVKTVDVAAKGELQQVRIEMKPEFAGDIPANVTARVVPSNLFAVTSVELVFNGPADQYLHEGSVIEEDRSKGTIALQDTLTTVRNILDKIDPVQFGRVLGTLSQALDGSGRMPGSTVERLDRWLLAVDESIPDLGVLLSDFSASFNALNQSAPELVDVLGSSVQTARTIADRRSELVSLITGTAGTIETVNDLFARNPNVGIEVTAGTNDMFGALAADPDAITRSLLNLSETMRRMDTTFTWGPQRQQVWDAGLTLTPYRPYTVADCPRYGEMVGPSCYTAPAVADVGELPEQLKPRALDSAAGLPPVVPMPGLPLIPGVTTPDPNRATAAAPTGGVPAPFAGTPLEGLFPMLPPGLLPPAAAPAPAAPAAAPEGTPSAAPISYRGDSAITALLGRKPTTAEYLLLSSILKGGTMQVSDNGARR, from the coding sequence ATGATCATCGATCCCAGTGGGCGCGGGCCCACGATGCGACAGTTGCTGATCGCAGGCGTGTGCGGTCTGGTCGTCTTCGCGTTGGTGCTCGGCTTCCTGATGTTGCGCTACCAGGGGTATTTCCAGGAGAAGATCAACGTCACGGCGAACCTGACCACCACGGGTGACGGTCTGCCCGAGCAGGCCGACGTCAAGTTCCGCGGCGTGCTCGTCGGCGCGGTGAAGACCGTCGATGTCGCGGCCAAGGGTGAGCTGCAGCAGGTCCGGATCGAGATGAAGCCGGAATTCGCCGGCGACATCCCGGCCAACGTGACCGCCCGCGTGGTGCCGAGCAATCTCTTCGCCGTCACCTCGGTCGAACTCGTCTTCAACGGCCCGGCCGACCAGTACCTGCACGAGGGTTCGGTCATCGAGGAGGACCGCAGCAAGGGAACCATCGCGCTGCAGGACACGCTCACCACGGTGCGCAACATCCTCGACAAGATCGATCCGGTGCAATTCGGCCGGGTCCTCGGCACCCTGTCCCAGGCGTTGGACGGCAGCGGCCGGATGCCCGGCTCCACCGTCGAGCGGCTGGACCGCTGGCTGCTGGCCGTCGATGAGTCCATCCCGGATCTCGGTGTGCTGCTGAGCGACTTCTCCGCTTCGTTCAACGCGCTCAACCAGTCCGCGCCCGAGCTGGTCGACGTGCTCGGCAGCTCGGTGCAGACCGCGCGCACCATCGCAGACCGCCGCAGTGAGCTGGTCTCCCTGATTACCGGCACCGCCGGAACCATCGAGACGGTCAACGACCTGTTCGCCCGCAACCCCAACGTCGGCATCGAGGTCACCGCCGGTACGAACGACATGTTCGGCGCACTCGCCGCGGACCCGGACGCGATCACCAGGAGCCTGTTGAACCTGAGCGAGACGATGCGGCGGATGGACACCACGTTCACCTGGGGTCCGCAGAGGCAGCAGGTCTGGGACGCCGGTCTCACGCTCACCCCGTACCGCCCGTACACCGTGGCCGACTGCCCGCGCTACGGCGAGATGGTCGGCCCGAGCTGCTACACCGCACCCGCCGTCGCCGACGTCGGCGAGCTGCCCGAACAGCTGAAGCCGCGCGCGCTGGACTCGGCCGCCGGGCTCCCGCCGGTGGTGCCCATGCCCGGTCTGCCGCTGATTCCCGGCGTCACCACCCCGGACCCGAACCGCGCCACCGCGGCCGCCCCCACCGGCGGCGTGCCCGCGCCGTTCGCGGGCACCCCGCTCGAAGGTCTGTTCCCGATGCTGCCGCCGGGCTTGCTCCCGCCCGCCGCGGCACCGGCGCCCGCCGCTCCGGCCGCCGCGCCCGAGGGCACGCCGTCGGCGGCGCCGATCTCCTACCGGGGCGACTCGGCGATCACCGCGCTGCTCGGCCGCAAGCCGACCACCGCCGAATATCTGCTGCTGAGCTCGATTCTGAAGGGCGGAACCATGCAGGTGTCCGACAACGGTGCCCGACGATGA
- a CDS encoding ABC transporter permease, translated as MSSTYVPPLLRPLQTIRKSAHAPVDLLARLGHQVFFLLRSIGSIPLALKHYPKEVWRLLSDVTWGNGNLIVGGGTIGVVVILSAFGGMTVGIQGYNSLNLLGLSPITGAISAFATTRELGPLLATLAFAAQAGCRFTAQLGAMRISEEIDALESIAIRPLPYLISTRMFAAMVAIIPLYCLGLTMAYVSCALTVQLIGGTATGTYQHYFYQFLIPTDVIYSLIKAILFVAITTFIQCYYGFFASGGPEGVGVAAGRAIKMCIIAVVFANLFMTLAIWGVNPGIRISG; from the coding sequence GTGTCATCAACCTATGTACCGCCGCTGCTGCGGCCTCTCCAGACGATCCGGAAATCCGCGCACGCACCGGTCGATCTGCTCGCCAGGCTCGGCCACCAGGTGTTCTTCCTGTTGCGCTCGATCGGGTCGATTCCGCTGGCGCTCAAGCATTACCCCAAGGAAGTGTGGCGCCTGCTGTCGGACGTCACCTGGGGCAACGGCAATCTCATCGTCGGTGGCGGCACCATCGGCGTCGTCGTCATTCTGAGCGCCTTCGGCGGCATGACCGTGGGCATCCAGGGTTACAACTCGTTGAACCTGCTCGGCCTGAGTCCGATCACCGGTGCGATCTCGGCGTTCGCGACCACCCGCGAACTCGGCCCGCTGCTGGCGACACTGGCCTTCGCCGCCCAGGCCGGCTGCCGGTTCACCGCGCAGCTGGGCGCCATGCGCATCTCCGAGGAGATCGACGCGCTGGAATCCATCGCCATCCGGCCGCTGCCCTATCTGATCAGCACCAGGATGTTCGCGGCGATGGTGGCCATCATTCCGCTCTACTGCCTCGGCCTCACCATGGCCTACGTCTCCTGCGCGCTGACCGTGCAGCTGATCGGCGGCACCGCCACCGGCACCTACCAGCACTACTTCTATCAGTTCCTCATCCCGACCGACGTCATCTACTCGCTGATCAAGGCGATCCTGTTCGTAGCGATCACCACGTTCATCCAGTGCTACTACGGCTTCTTCGCCTCCGGTGGCCCCGAGGGCGTCGGCGTGGCCGCGGGCCGTGCGATCAAGATGTGCATCATCGCGGTCGTTTTCGCGAACCTGTTCATGACATTGGCTATCTGGGGTGTCAACCCAGGCATTCGGATCTCGGGGTAA